One Cydia pomonella isolate Wapato2018A chromosome 14, ilCydPomo1, whole genome shotgun sequence DNA segment encodes these proteins:
- the LOC133525205 gene encoding transcription factor Adf-1-like → MEDEKLIECVRKYEFIYNLQHPKYMDSVKKEMAWKDISEQLKQPAAACKQRWQGLRDAYRRALNKKKGKSGQAAKNIKKWKYEDEMAFVASFFVERKSLESVELTSDDEESQPNSDTGTEIQNHHFNNEIDNTVDIAAAENITATEIQNEDDITASNKSSQPRLSQAKKAKTIKRGKIQPPQTASAVLMSKLLEAQNKSPRQDDELDRFFLHISDTVKKFSPYLQAIAKNKIFSLVSEMELQQLAPPNFATATPPYAYASSPASTSSSVQASATPMPPSPEFWNTDEWNNNNQA, encoded by the exons ATGGAGGACGAAAAACTAATAGAATGTGTACGTAAATAtgagtttatatataatttacaacATCCGAAGTATATGGATAGTGTAAAAAAAGAAATGGCTTGGAAGGATATTTCGGAACAACTAAAACAACCAG ctGCAGCTTGCAAACAAAGATGGCAAGGGCTAAGGGATGCATACAGACGAGCACTAAATAAGAAAAAAGGCAAAAGTGGACAAGCAGCGAAAAACATTAAGAAATGGAAGTATGAAGATGAAATGGCTTTTGTTGCTTCGTTCTTTGTCGAGAGAAAATCTTTAGAATCCGTTGAGCTGACAAGTGACGATGAAGAGTCACAGCCGAATAGCGATACAGGAACTGAAATTCAGAACCATCACTTCAACAATGAGATCGATAATACTGTTGATATTGCTGCTGCAGAAAATATTACGGCCACCGAAATTCAGAACGAAGATGACATTACTGCCAGTAACAAATCCTCACAACCACGACTCAGTCAAGCAAAAAAGGCCAAGACAATAAAGAGAGGTAAAATTCAACCACCACAAACAGCATCCGCTGTATTGATGTCGAAATTGTTAGAAGCGCAAAATAAATCTCCACGACAAGACGATGAATTAGACAGATTTTTTTTGCACATATCAGATACAGTAAAGAAGTTTTCTCCTTACTTACAAGCCAtcgcaaaaaacaaaatattcagtttagtttccgaaatggagttacAGCAGCTCGCACCACCTAACTTTGCTACAGCTACACCACCGTATGCCTATGCTTCATCTCCAGCATCGACTTCTTCGAGCGTACAAGCGAGTGCTACACCTATGCCTCCGTCTCCTGAGTTTTGGAACACTGACGAgtggaataataataatcaagcATAA
- the LOC133524860 gene encoding uncharacterized protein LOC133524860: MRGQVKATMTRIEQFVNDPNTLNSASLDTLEARKEKLASSLKDYEGIQLDILSLDDKDTEDAGDFEDRYFNTIAKINEALRSLRGSDTVQAVGVSSSKLPHVDIPVYNGSLRRGPLGLCAGE, translated from the exons atgCGCGGCCAAGTCAAGGCAACTATGACTCGCATCGAGCAGTTTGTCAACGACCCCAATACCTTAAATTCCGCCTCTCTTGATACTTTGGAGGCTCGAAAAGAGAAGCTAGCCTCTTCCCTCAAAGATTACGAGGGAATCCAACTGGACATATTGAGCCTTGATGACAAGGACACAGAGGATGCAGGTGACTTTGAGGACCGCTACTTTAACACAATAGCGAAGATTAATGAGGCTCTCAGGTCTCTAAGAGGGTCAGATACAGTTCAAGCTGTTGGTGTCTCTTCTTCAAAGTTACCCCATGTTGACATACCAGTGTACAATG GAAGCCTCCGTCGAGGACCGCTTGGCCTTTGTGCAGGAGAATGA
- the LOC133525206 gene encoding piggyBac transposable element-derived protein 3-like, whose protein sequence is MNINFKWTKKQFEYRAELGDDNFQSPLPEGNKTALSYFFDFFSQDMFEQICNMTNLYSVQKRGRSVNLTVEELKSFLAIKIMMGIVSMPSYLDYWRTETRYAPIADIMTLKRYQLLRSCIHFVDNDDANNDPYFKISSVVEKVRRNCLAVEEEKRFSIDEMTIPYKGTKAGKKRQYNPRKPRKWGFKNIVRAGASGFIYDFFLYTGQDEFEDCGFTEEEAALGWGAKAVLRLCKTIKNKPCVVYFDNFFSSLELIYHLRHTYGIFSLGTMRSNRLRDSQTHLKTDKELKAQGRGAFCQTTCNENKVAVVKWNDNKCVVLASSYSDAYPLSTVKRYCKIKKQKINVQYQNIVEHYNAHMGGIDLADMLVALYRTEMKTRRWYLSIFSQIIDICVNNAWLMYRRDSKRKGIKKYLGLKQFRLQIYQGLLKADKRASGLVPTVTDVIRKPNRILPVDDVKYDGLDHLPNFLDMFETSLNIAVNFMFNICCLQHLRRVLSMMGCQGPISFCDITECTSVIK, encoded by the coding sequence atgaacattAACTTTAAATGGACTAAAAAACAGTTTGAATATCGTGCAGAGTTAGGCGATGATAATTTCCAAAGTCCACTTCCTGAAGGCAACAAAACTGCTCTAAGTTATTTCTTTGATTTTTTCTCGCAGGATATGTTTGAACAAATATGCAACATGACGAACTTGTACTCTGTGCAAAAAAGGGGTCGATCAGTCAATTTAACGGTCGAAGAACTAAAAAGTTTCTTAGCTATCAAGATTATGATGGGAATAGTAAGCATGCCATCTTACCTTGATTATTGGCGCACCGAAACAAGGTATGCACCGATCGCAGATATTATGACCCTGAAGCGATACCAGCTATTAAGGAGTTGTATCCATTTTGTGGACAACGACGATGCCAACAATGATCCTTACTTTAAAATTAGCTCTGTGGTAGAAAAAGTACGCCGAAATTGTCTTGCTGTCGAGGAAGAAAAGCGGTTCAGTATTGACGAAATGACAATACCTTACAAAGGTACGAAAGCCGGAAAAAAAAGACAATATAACCCAAGAAAACCTAGAAAATGGGGATTTAAAAACATTGTTAGAGCTGGTGCATCAGGCTTTATATATGATTTCTTTCTGTATACTGGTCAAGATGAATTTGAAGACTGCGGTTTCACTGAGGAAGAAGCAGCTTTAGGTTGGGGTGCCAAAGCAGTTTTACGACTttgtaaaactataaaaaataaaccttgCGTCGTATATTTTGATAACTTCTTTTCCTCTTTGGAGTTAATATACCATCTGAGGCACACGTATGGTATTTTCAGCCTTGGTACGATGCGGTCTAATAGACTGCGAGACTCTCAAACTCACTTAAAGACCGACAAGGAGTTAAAGGCTCAAGGCAGAGGTGCGTTTTGCCAGACAACCTGCAACGAAAACAAAGTCGCAGTCGTAAAATGGAACGACAACAAATGCGTTGTTTTGGCAAGCAGTTATTCTGATGCTTACCCTTTGTCGACCGTGAAGAGATActgcaaaattaaaaaacagaaaataaatgTGCAGTATCAAAACATTGTGGAGCATTACAACGCCCATATGGGCGGCATAGATTTAGCAGACATGCTAGTCGCTCTCTACCGCACTGAAATGAAAACAAGAAGGTGGTACCTGTCaatattttcacagattattGACATATGTGTCAACAATGCATGGTTGATGTATAGAAGAGACAGTAAGAGAAAAGGAATAAAGAAGTACTTAGGTTTGAAGCAATTCCGGCTGCAGATATATCAAGGGTTACTCAAAGCAGATAAGCGAGCATCAGGTTTAGTACCAACAGTAACGGATGTAATTCGAAAACCCAACCGCATCCTTCCTGTTGATGATGTCAAATATGATGGCTTAGACCATTTACCAAACTTTTTGGACATGTTCGAGACAAGTCTCAACATAGCTGTAaactttatgtttaatatttgttgCTTGCAACATTTGAGAAGAGTTTTGTCTATGATGGGCTGTCAAGGGCCTATTTCGTTCTGTGATATAACTGAATGTACTagcgtaataaaataa